The Actinomycetes bacterium genome includes a region encoding these proteins:
- the aceB gene encoding malate synthase A has protein sequence MSSRDGIDGVRVDGPLHDRYDEVLTDEALDVLAGLHRTFDARRRELVVARTARYEEIAGGGSLDFLAETKDVREDDTWRVAPHSPGLVDRRAEITGPTDRKMTINALNSGAKVWLADLEDANTPLWENVVEGQLNLRDAIERRIDFTSPEGKTYALNDSTATIVVRPRGWHLPEKHILVDGERTSGSLTDFGLYFFHNAERLVDLGVGPYFYLPKMESHLEARLWNDVFVHAQDALGIPQGTVRATVLIETYPAAFEMEEILYELRDHSAGLNAGRWDYMFSVIKTHRTRGKDFLLPDRNSVNMTVPFMRAYTELLVRTCHKRGAHAIGGMAAFIPSRDEKVNEAAYAKVRDDKTREANDGFDGSWVAHPGMVATCTEVFDGVLGDRPNQVDKTRDDVHVTAGQLLDVRSTPGSVTEAGLRSNINVGIRYLETWLRGTGAVGINNLMEDAATAEISRSQVWHWLHNDVELDDGQTVTRALVERLVEEEMAGIRESVGDDAFAKGRWDDARSLFTDMALSDDYEDFLTLPAYERMP, from the coding sequence ATGAGCAGCCGTGACGGCATCGACGGCGTCCGCGTCGACGGACCCCTCCACGACCGCTACGACGAGGTGCTGACCGACGAGGCGCTCGACGTCCTCGCCGGCCTGCACCGGACCTTCGACGCGCGCCGCCGCGAGCTGGTCGTGGCCCGCACCGCGCGCTACGAGGAGATCGCCGGCGGCGGCAGCCTCGACTTCCTCGCCGAGACCAAGGACGTCCGCGAGGACGACACCTGGCGGGTCGCGCCGCACTCCCCGGGCCTGGTCGACCGGCGCGCCGAGATCACCGGCCCGACCGACCGCAAGATGACGATCAACGCGCTCAACTCCGGCGCCAAGGTGTGGCTCGCCGACCTCGAGGACGCCAACACCCCGCTGTGGGAGAACGTCGTCGAAGGTCAGCTCAACCTGCGCGACGCGATCGAGCGACGCATCGACTTCACCTCGCCGGAGGGCAAGACGTACGCCCTCAACGACTCGACGGCGACGATCGTGGTGCGGCCCCGCGGCTGGCACCTGCCGGAGAAGCACATCCTGGTCGACGGGGAGCGCACGTCGGGCAGCCTCACCGACTTCGGCCTCTACTTCTTCCACAACGCGGAGCGCCTGGTCGACCTCGGGGTCGGCCCGTACTTCTACCTGCCGAAGATGGAGAGCCACCTCGAGGCGCGGCTGTGGAACGACGTCTTCGTGCACGCGCAGGACGCCCTCGGCATCCCGCAGGGCACCGTCCGGGCGACCGTGCTCATCGAGACCTACCCGGCGGCCTTCGAGATGGAGGAGATCCTCTACGAGCTGCGCGACCACTCGGCCGGGCTCAACGCCGGCCGCTGGGACTACATGTTCTCGGTCATCAAGACCCACCGCACGCGCGGCAAGGACTTCCTGCTGCCCGACCGCAACTCGGTGAACATGACGGTGCCCTTCATGCGCGCCTACACCGAGCTGCTGGTCCGCACCTGCCACAAGCGCGGCGCGCACGCGATCGGCGGCATGGCGGCCTTCATCCCGAGCAGGGACGAGAAGGTCAACGAGGCCGCCTACGCCAAGGTGCGCGACGACAAGACCCGCGAGGCCAACGACGGCTTCGACGGCTCCTGGGTCGCGCACCCCGGGATGGTCGCCACCTGCACCGAGGTCTTCGACGGCGTGCTCGGCGACCGGCCGAACCAGGTCGACAAGACGCGCGACGACGTGCACGTCACGGCTGGGCAGCTGCTCGACGTGCGGTCCACGCCCGGCTCGGTCACCGAGGCCGGCCTGCGCAGCAACATCAACGTCGGCATCCGATACCTGGAGACCTGGCTGCGCGGCACCGGCGCCGTCGGCATCAACAACCTGATGGAGGACGCGGCGACCGCGGAGATCTCCCGGTCGCAGGTCTGGCACTGGCTGCACAACGACGTCGAGCTCGACGACGGCCAGACCGTCACCCGCGCCCTGGTCGAGCGGCTGGTCGAGGAGGAGATGGCCGGCATCCGCGAGTCGGTCGGCGACGACGCCTTCGCCAAGGGCAGGTGGGACGACGC
- a CDS encoding glycerate kinase, which produces MTGPDAPPAPAAPVRVLVAPDKFKGSLSAAQAAEAIAAGVRDAADALGIDVEVRLQPVADGGEGIVAAALAAGYRLHPVAVSGPLGDKVDAGIAIGSGADGSAVAVVELATASGLALLPGGSGDATTALAASSRGTGELVRAALDSGATRVVLGIGGSASTDGGAGLATALAVRFLDTDGQDLDPGGRALAGLDRIDTSVRDPRLDTVEVVVASDVDNPLTGPRGAAAVFAPQKGAGPAEVELLEAALRRLAEVLRRDTGVDVETAAGAGAAGGVGAGAMALLGARLVPGIDLVLDLVGFDTALAGTDLVVTGEGSFDEQSLGGKAPVGVARRAVAQGVPVVMLAGRLQLTDDARDGLNDLGVVAAHAITELVPDLAVAQGRAAELLRDLAGRTLAAVLTDLPQRSVPT; this is translated from the coding sequence ATGACCGGGCCAGACGCACCTCCCGCACCGGCCGCGCCCGTTCGTGTCCTGGTGGCGCCGGACAAGTTCAAAGGCAGCCTCTCCGCCGCCCAGGCCGCCGAGGCCATCGCCGCCGGCGTGCGCGACGCGGCGGACGCGCTGGGCATCGACGTGGAGGTCCGGCTCCAGCCGGTCGCCGACGGCGGGGAAGGCATCGTCGCCGCCGCGCTGGCCGCCGGCTACCGCCTCCACCCGGTCGCCGTGTCCGGCCCCCTCGGCGACAAGGTCGACGCCGGCATCGCGATCGGCTCCGGGGCCGACGGGTCGGCCGTGGCGGTCGTCGAGCTGGCCACCGCCTCGGGCCTGGCGCTGCTGCCTGGGGGCAGCGGCGACGCGACGACGGCCCTGGCCGCTAGCAGCCGGGGCACCGGCGAGCTGGTGCGGGCCGCCTTGGACTCGGGCGCCACCCGGGTCGTGCTCGGCATCGGTGGCAGCGCGTCCACCGACGGCGGGGCCGGGCTGGCCACCGCCCTCGCGGTGCGCTTCCTCGACACGGACGGCCAGGACCTGGACCCCGGGGGCCGGGCGCTGGCCGGCCTGGACCGCATCGACACCAGCGTCCGGGACCCGCGGCTGGACACCGTCGAGGTCGTCGTCGCGAGCGACGTCGACAACCCGCTGACCGGCCCGCGGGGCGCCGCGGCGGTCTTCGCCCCGCAGAAGGGCGCCGGCCCCGCCGAGGTGGAGCTGCTCGAGGCCGCGCTGCGGCGGCTGGCCGAGGTGCTGCGCCGCGACACCGGCGTCGACGTCGAGACCGCGGCCGGGGCCGGGGCGGCCGGCGGGGTCGGCGCCGGGGCGATGGCCCTGCTCGGTGCACGGCTGGTCCCCGGCATCGACCTGGTGCTCGACCTGGTGGGCTTCGACACCGCGCTGGCGGGCACCGACCTGGTCGTGACCGGCGAGGGGTCCTTCGACGAGCAGAGCCTCGGCGGCAAGGCCCCGGTCGGGGTCGCCCGCCGTGCCGTGGCCCAGGGCGTCCCGGTCGTCATGCTCGCGGGCCGGCTGCAGCTGACCGATGACGCACGCGACGGCCTGAACGACCTGGGCGTCGTCGCCGCGCACGCGATCACCGAGCTCGTCCCCGACCTCGCGGTGGCCCAGGGCCGCGCGGCCGAGCTGCTGCGCGACCTGGCCGGCCGCACGCTGGCCGCCGTGCTGACCGACCTACCACAGAGGAGCGTGCCGACATGA
- a CDS encoding sensor histidine kinase — MTAQAVVDPSLEPGFSHEAFFYTDPADFLEASVSFVRDGLAADEAVLVAVPARRAQWLRSFFGAEPAVQVLDMADVGANPARIIPEWQDFLDAHRGRGVRGIGEPVWAGRSPAELAECVLHESLLNVAFESGRSWRLLCPYDAVGLPGSVLDQARATHPVVADAAGQSTSATYHRVPPQRALRGDPLPPPAETPAELPFTGGDLSSVRRLVRRHGAELGLADARLDDVELSVDEVASNSLLHGGGLGVLRVWTEDGSLVCEVTDEGVIADPLVGRRRPVLDRTGGRGLWIANQLCDLVQVRSGAAGTTARLHVRLP, encoded by the coding sequence GTGACAGCGCAAGCCGTCGTCGACCCGAGCCTCGAGCCTGGCTTCTCGCACGAGGCCTTCTTCTACACCGACCCCGCCGACTTCCTCGAGGCGTCGGTGTCGTTCGTCCGCGACGGGCTGGCCGCCGACGAGGCGGTCCTGGTGGCGGTGCCCGCCCGGCGGGCGCAGTGGCTGCGCAGCTTCTTCGGCGCGGAGCCGGCCGTGCAGGTGCTCGACATGGCCGACGTCGGCGCCAACCCGGCGCGGATCATCCCGGAGTGGCAGGACTTCCTCGACGCCCACCGGGGCCGCGGCGTGCGCGGCATCGGGGAGCCGGTCTGGGCCGGGCGCAGTCCCGCCGAGCTCGCCGAGTGCGTGCTGCACGAGTCGCTGCTCAACGTCGCGTTCGAGTCCGGCCGGTCGTGGCGCCTGCTCTGCCCGTACGACGCGGTCGGTCTGCCGGGCAGCGTGCTCGACCAGGCGCGGGCCACCCACCCGGTGGTGGCCGACGCGGCCGGCCAGAGCACCAGCGCGACGTACCACCGGGTGCCGCCGCAGCGCGCGCTGCGCGGCGACCCGCTGCCGCCGCCGGCGGAGACGCCGGCCGAGCTGCCGTTCACCGGCGGCGACCTCTCGTCGGTGCGCCGGCTGGTCCGGCGGCACGGCGCCGAGCTGGGGCTGGCCGACGCGCGGCTCGACGACGTGGAGCTCTCGGTCGACGAGGTGGCGTCCAACAGCCTGCTGCACGGGGGCGGTCTGGGCGTGCTGCGGGTCTGGACCGAGGACGGCTCCCTGGTCTGCGAGGTCACCGACGAGGGCGTCATCGCCGACCCGCTGGTCGGCCGCCGCCGCCCGGTGCTGGACCGCACCGGCGGTCGCGGGCTGTGGATCGCCAACCAGCTCTGCGACCTGGTGCAGGTCCGCTCCGGCGCGGCCGGCACCACCGCGCGCCTGCACGTGCGCCTCCCCTGA
- a CDS encoding FAD binding domain-containing protein: MEFVAPRSWADALAARAEHPGCTPIAGGTDVMVELNFDRHRPDVLLDLTKVPELREWSRTDDGGVRLGAGVTYLRVMTELGGLAPGLAMASRTVGSPQIRARGTVGGNVGSASPAGDCHPVLLAVGATVEVGSAARGTRSIPVADFFTGVKKSALEPDELIAAIRLPPAAGPQQFAKVGTRNAMVIAVTSFGLALHPDRRGVGAAIGSAAPTPRHASAAEDFAAGALDWDGRGELTDEVAAEFGRLVGEAASPIDDVRGTAGYRRHALSVLGRRALSWAWSDHRRAP; the protein is encoded by the coding sequence GTGGAGTTCGTGGCACCGCGGTCGTGGGCCGATGCGCTCGCGGCGCGCGCCGAGCACCCGGGCTGCACGCCGATCGCCGGCGGCACGGACGTGATGGTCGAGCTGAACTTCGACCGGCACCGCCCTGACGTGCTCCTGGACCTCACCAAGGTGCCCGAGCTGCGGGAGTGGTCGCGCACGGACGACGGTGGTGTGCGGCTGGGCGCCGGCGTGACCTACCTGCGGGTGATGACCGAGCTCGGCGGCCTCGCGCCGGGGCTGGCGATGGCGTCGCGCACGGTCGGCTCGCCGCAGATCCGGGCGCGCGGCACGGTCGGCGGCAACGTCGGGTCGGCGTCGCCCGCCGGTGACTGCCACCCCGTCCTGCTGGCCGTGGGCGCGACCGTCGAGGTCGGGTCGGCGGCCCGAGGAACCCGCAGCATCCCGGTCGCCGACTTCTTCACCGGCGTGAAGAAGAGCGCGCTCGAGCCGGACGAGCTGATCGCCGCGATCCGCCTGCCGCCGGCCGCCGGGCCGCAGCAGTTCGCCAAGGTCGGCACCCGCAACGCGATGGTCATCGCCGTCACCTCCTTCGGTCTGGCGCTGCACCCGGACCGTCGCGGCGTCGGTGCCGCGATCGGCTCGGCCGCACCCACGCCGCGCCACGCGTCTGCCGCCGAGGACTTCGCGGCCGGTGCCCTGGACTGGGACGGGCGCGGAGAGCTGACCGACGAGGTGGCCGCCGAGTTCGGTCGGCTGGTCGGCGAGGCGGCCAGCCCGATCGACGACGTCCGCGGCACCGCCGGCTACCGGCGGCACGCGCTGTCGGTGCTCGGCCGGCGGGCACTGAGCTGGGCGTGGAGCGACCATCGGAGGGCGCCATGA
- a CDS encoding (2Fe-2S)-binding protein has product MRVELTVNGDRRRADDVWEGESLLYVLRERLGLPGSKNACEQGECGSCSVYLDGDVVCACLVAAGQAAGSEVVTVEGLAGADDDLHPVQQAFLDAGAVQCGFCTPGLVVAVHDLLARDPSPDDAEVREALAGNLCRCTGYEHVLAAVRTAAERMR; this is encoded by the coding sequence ATGAGAGTCGAGCTGACGGTCAACGGCGACCGGCGCCGGGCCGACGACGTGTGGGAGGGCGAGAGCCTGCTCTACGTGCTGCGCGAGCGGCTCGGCCTGCCCGGTTCCAAGAACGCCTGCGAGCAGGGCGAGTGCGGGTCGTGCTCGGTCTACCTCGACGGCGACGTCGTGTGCGCCTGCCTGGTCGCCGCCGGCCAGGCGGCCGGCAGCGAGGTCGTCACGGTGGAGGGACTGGCCGGCGCCGACGACGACCTGCACCCGGTGCAGCAGGCGTTCCTCGACGCCGGTGCCGTCCAGTGCGGCTTCTGCACGCCCGGGCTCGTCGTGGCGGTGCACGACCTGCTCGCCCGCGACCCGTCGCCCGACGACGCCGAGGTGCGCGAGGCGCTGGCCGGCAACCTGTGCCGGTGCACCGGCTACGAGCACGTGCTGGCCGCCGTGCGCACCGCGGCGGAGCGGATGCGATGA
- a CDS encoding 8-oxoguanine deaminase, translating to MNSIVLDGAHVVTMDARRTEHVSGHVVVKDGRVVSVAAGRAPDDVRREAGRVVPAAGCVVTPGLVNTHQHLYQWATRGHAVDSTLFEWLVALYPVWAGLDEEVVRAAATAALGRMALTGCTTSTDHHYVFPHGGGDLLGAEVSAASAVGLRFHPTRGSMDLGTSQGGLPPDPVVEDLDVILSATEDAISRFHDPSPDAMVRVGVAPCSPFSVTSKLMTEASALARRHGVRLHTHLAETLDEEEFCRERFGATPVEHMATLGWLGDDVWLAHTVHLSDSDVVRLGETGTGVAHCPSSNARLGAGIARTRDLRDAGVPVGLGVDGAASNEAGSLLEEVRHAVLFARARGGPRELTVRDALEMATVGGARVLGRQDEIGSLEPGKLADLAVWRVDTLAHAGVDDPVVALVLGSAPPLELLLVGGRVVVEAGRLVTVDEDAAARDAETAGRTLRARAAS from the coding sequence ATGAACAGCATCGTCCTGGACGGCGCGCACGTCGTCACGATGGACGCCCGGCGCACCGAGCACGTGTCGGGCCACGTGGTGGTGAAGGACGGGCGGGTCGTCTCGGTGGCTGCGGGGCGAGCACCTGACGACGTACGTCGCGAAGCCGGTCGAGTCGTGCCCGCCGCCGGCTGCGTGGTGACTCCGGGGCTCGTCAACACCCACCAGCACCTCTACCAGTGGGCGACCCGCGGGCACGCCGTCGACTCGACCCTTTTCGAGTGGCTGGTGGCCCTCTACCCGGTCTGGGCCGGGCTCGACGAGGAGGTGGTGCGGGCCGCAGCCACCGCGGCGCTCGGCCGGATGGCGCTCACCGGCTGCACGACCTCCACCGACCACCACTACGTGTTCCCGCACGGCGGCGGCGACCTGCTGGGCGCCGAGGTGTCGGCGGCGTCGGCGGTGGGGCTGCGCTTCCACCCCACCCGCGGCTCGATGGACCTCGGCACCTCGCAGGGCGGGCTGCCGCCGGACCCGGTGGTGGAGGACCTCGACGTGATCCTGTCCGCCACGGAGGACGCGATCAGCCGGTTCCACGACCCGTCGCCGGATGCCATGGTGCGGGTGGGCGTCGCGCCGTGCTCGCCGTTCTCGGTGACGTCGAAGCTGATGACCGAGGCGTCCGCGCTGGCCCGGCGGCACGGTGTGCGCCTGCACACGCATCTCGCCGAGACGCTCGACGAGGAGGAGTTCTGCCGCGAGCGCTTCGGTGCGACACCGGTCGAGCACATGGCGACGCTCGGCTGGCTCGGCGACGACGTCTGGCTCGCGCACACGGTGCACCTCTCCGACTCCGACGTCGTCCGGCTCGGCGAGACCGGCACCGGCGTGGCGCACTGCCCGTCGAGCAACGCCCGGCTCGGCGCCGGCATCGCACGCACCCGCGATCTCCGCGACGCCGGCGTGCCGGTCGGCCTCGGCGTCGACGGGGCGGCGTCCAACGAGGCGGGCAGCCTGCTCGAGGAGGTGCGGCACGCGGTGCTCTTCGCCCGGGCACGGGGCGGGCCCCGCGAGCTGACGGTGCGGGACGCGCTGGAGATGGCGACCGTGGGAGGGGCACGGGTGCTGGGTCGTCAGGACGAGATCGGCTCGCTGGAGCCGGGGAAGCTGGCCGACCTCGCGGTCTGGCGGGTCGACACGCTGGCCCACGCGGGTGTCGACGACCCGGTCGTGGCGCTGGTCCTCGGGTCCGCCCCGCCGCTGGAGCTGCTGCTGGTGGGCGGCCGGGTGGTGGTCGAGGCCGGCCGGCTGGTCACCGTCGACGAGGACGCCGCGGCCCGCGACGCCGAGACCGCCGGCCGCACCTTGCGCGCGAGGGCTGCCTCGTGA